Proteins from a single region of Butyrivibrio fibrisolvens:
- a CDS encoding thiazole synthase: MNKYNNCTTNTSSIDDPFILAGHSFNSRFILGSGKYSMKLIQAAVQDAGAEIVTLAVRRANTKEHENILDYIPENVTLLPNTSGARNAEEAVRIARIARELGCGSFVKIEIMKDTKYLLPDNYETIKATEILAKEGFVVLPYMYPDLNVARDLVNAGAAAVMPLAAPIGSNKGLVTKEFIKILVDEIDLPIIVDAGIGTPSQACEAMELGCAAVMANTALATSGNLPMMASAFKLAIQAGRQAYLSGLGRVLTRGASASDPLTGFLHEEERGA; the protein is encoded by the coding sequence ATGAATAAATATAATAATTGTACAACCAATACAAGCAGTATAGATGACCCATTTATTCTCGCAGGACACAGCTTTAACTCGCGCTTCATTCTCGGTTCAGGCAAGTATTCAATGAAGCTGATCCAGGCTGCTGTACAGGATGCAGGGGCTGAAATAGTAACGCTTGCTGTCAGAAGGGCGAATACAAAAGAACATGAAAATATTCTTGATTATATACCTGAGAATGTAACTCTGTTGCCAAATACAAGTGGTGCTAGAAATGCTGAGGAGGCAGTTCGTATAGCAAGGATTGCAAGAGAGCTTGGGTGCGGATCTTTTGTAAAGATCGAGATCATGAAAGATACTAAGTATCTTCTTCCTGATAACTATGAGACGATCAAAGCTACTGAAATTCTTGCTAAGGAAGGTTTTGTGGTGCTTCCTTACATGTATCCTGATCTTAACGTAGCAAGAGATCTTGTAAATGCAGGTGCTGCGGCAGTGATGCCTCTTGCAGCTCCGATTGGTTCGAACAAGGGACTTGTGACCAAAGAGTTTATCAAGATCCTTGTTGATGAAATAGATCTTCCTATAATCGTTGATGCAGGAATAGGCACGCCGTCTCAGGCCTGCGAAGCTATGGAACTTGGCTGCGCTGCAGTAATGGCTAACACTGCGCTTGCAACTTCCGGTAATCTTCCTATGATGGCAAGTGCCTTTAAACTTGCGATACAGGCAGGTAGACAGGCTTATCTTTCAGGCCTTGGACGAGTTCTTACAAGAGGCGCAAGTGCTTCAGATCCCCTTACAGGATTCCTTCATGAGGAAGAAAGGGGCGCGTGA
- the thiH gene encoding 2-iminoacetate synthase ThiH, with product MNDFLIHNDSLPQEELDRKTALETDPSTRSDHMKYMEGMEIIDSDIQDLVLNAFNTYDYNKYTARDVRAALSHDTCSIEDFKALLSPAAEPFLEEMAIRARNETGKHFGNNVYIFTPLYIANYCENYCVYCGFNCYNHIHRMCLNTEQIEHEMKVIAKSGMEEILLLTGESRIVSDVNYIGEACKLAKKYFKNVGLEVYPLNTDEYAYLHECGADYVTVFQETYDTDAYEKLHLMGHKRVWPYRFNAQERALRGGMRGVAFSALLGLADFRRDALATALHLYYLQRKYPHAEMSLSCPRLRPIINNDKINPMDVHEKQLCQIICAYRIFLPFVGITVSSRESSTFRNGIVRIAATKVSAGVSTGIGDHESKYTGKESAAAKGDEQFEINDARSLDTMYQDITGEGLQPVLNDYLYV from the coding sequence ATGAATGATTTTCTCATACATAATGATTCGCTTCCCCAGGAAGAACTTGATAGAAAAACTGCTTTAGAAACAGATCCTTCAACTCGAAGCGATCATATGAAGTACATGGAAGGCATGGAAATAATCGATTCTGATATTCAGGATCTTGTATTAAATGCTTTCAATACTTACGACTACAATAAGTATACTGCCAGGGATGTCAGGGCGGCGCTTTCACATGATACCTGTAGTATTGAGGACTTTAAAGCTCTTTTGTCACCCGCAGCAGAGCCGTTTCTTGAAGAGATGGCAATAAGGGCCAGGAACGAAACTGGTAAGCACTTTGGTAACAATGTTTATATTTTTACTCCGCTATACATTGCAAACTATTGTGAAAACTACTGCGTATATTGCGGATTTAACTGCTACAACCACATTCACAGGATGTGCCTGAATACTGAGCAGATAGAGCATGAGATGAAAGTTATTGCCAAAAGCGGCATGGAGGAGATTCTTCTTTTGACAGGTGAAAGCCGCATAGTAAGCGATGTTAACTATATTGGAGAAGCCTGTAAGCTCGCAAAGAAGTATTTTAAAAATGTAGGTCTTGAGGTTTATCCTCTGAACACGGACGAATATGCATATCTTCATGAGTGCGGCGCTGATTATGTAACAGTATTTCAGGAAACTTATGACACTGATGCATACGAGAAGCTTCACCTTATGGGGCACAAGAGAGTCTGGCCCTACAGATTCAACGCGCAGGAAAGGGCCCTTAGAGGTGGCATGAGAGGAGTGGCATTTTCAGCTCTTCTGGGTCTTGCTGATTTTCGCAGGGATGCTCTTGCTACGGCACTTCACCTTTATTATCTTCAGAGAAAATACCCTCATGCAGAGATGTCACTTTCATGCCCGAGACTTCGTCCTATCATTAATAACGATAAGATAAATCCCATGGACGTTCATGAAAAGCAGTTATGCCAGATAATCTGTGCATATCGCATATTCCTTCCCTTTGTTGGGATCACCGTTTCATCCAGAGAAAGTAGTACCTTTAGAAATGGTATAGTAAGGATCGCTGCAACCAAGGTATCTGCCGGAGTATCAACAGGAATAGGCGATCATGAAAGTAAATATACTGGAAAGGAATCAGCTGCAGCAAAAGGTGATGAGCAGTTTGAGATTAACGACGCAAGAAGCCTTGATACTATGTATCAGGACATCACTGGCGAAGGTCTGCAGCCCGTACTAAATGACTACTTATATGTATGA
- a CDS encoding iron-containing alcohol dehydrogenase gives MSVKNLVLSGRQIVTGSGAIGYLKKLSYKRVIIVTGGSSMIKNGIIDKAKEMLIMSGSGVRVISGIKKNPSFEEVDEGLKVFNEYRPDCVLAIGGGSAMDAAKAMLLSYEFPELNKENVIEYKEKGLIPVHRKTDLICIPSTSGTASEVTKTSVITDTEKRLKVPIITDCLRPDIAILDSDITMTMPANIAAETGMDALTHAIESYTNHNLDDFDEALAKAAIAGIIRYLPDSCKNKDALARQKVHNYSCMAGISFANVGLGMVHGIAHSFGAAFNMGHGLTNAIILPYVLKYNSRDERVAAKLKELSYACHCEDIIERIEDLKEKLGIPESFAEAGLAEDDFIDNHDLVLEHAMLGATKVNPVPVSKEHMDRMLSVVFYGDEIDF, from the coding sequence ATGTCGGTTAAAAATCTGGTACTAAGTGGAAGGCAGATAGTAACTGGAAGTGGAGCTATCGGGTATTTAAAAAAGCTTTCTTATAAAAGGGTAATCATAGTAACAGGGGGAAGTTCTATGATCAAAAACGGCATTATTGATAAAGCCAAAGAAATGCTTATAATGTCCGGAAGCGGAGTCAGAGTAATATCAGGTATTAAGAAGAATCCTTCTTTTGAAGAGGTTGATGAAGGTCTTAAGGTATTTAATGAGTATAGGCCTGATTGCGTTCTTGCTATAGGCGGCGGAAGTGCTATGGATGCTGCTAAAGCCATGCTTTTATCCTATGAGTTTCCTGAATTAAACAAGGAAAATGTAATTGAATATAAGGAAAAGGGTCTTATTCCGGTTCATAGAAAAACAGATCTTATATGCATTCCGTCTACTTCGGGAACAGCTTCAGAAGTTACTAAGACATCTGTAATAACAGATACGGAGAAAAGGCTTAAAGTACCGATAATAACTGACTGTTTAAGACCTGATATTGCAATTCTTGATTCTGACATAACAATGACCATGCCGGCTAATATAGCTGCAGAAACAGGAATGGATGCTCTTACTCATGCAATAGAGTCTTATACAAATCATAATCTTGATGACTTTGACGAAGCTCTTGCAAAAGCAGCTATTGCTGGAATAATCAGATATCTTCCTGATTCTTGCAAGAATAAAGATGCGCTTGCAAGGCAGAAGGTTCATAACTACTCCTGTATGGCAGGTATTTCTTTTGCAAATGTAGGTCTTGGTATGGTCCACGGCATTGCACATTCATTTGGAGCTGCTTTCAACATGGGACACGGCCTTACAAATGCGATAATCCTGCCGTATGTTTTAAAGTACAACAGCAGGGACGAGCGAGTAGCTGCAAAGCTTAAAGAACTGTCTTATGCCTGCCACTGCGAAGACATAATAGAAAGGATCGAAGATCTGAAAGAGAAGCTTGGTATTCCGGAAAGCTTTGCTGAAGCAGGACTTGCGGAGGATGATTTTATCGATAATCATGATCTTGTTTTGGAACATGCAATGCTTGGAGCGACTAAGGTTAATCCTGTTCCTGTATCAAAAGAGCATATGGACAGGATGCTAAGCGTTGTCTTTTATGGGGATGAAATTGATTTTTAA
- a CDS encoding type II toxin-antitoxin system RelE/ParE family toxin, with product MYDIKFYDTEDGACPVQEFLDSLEPKMLAKTLRTIDLLEKNGPALRDPQSSPMGDGIFELRTKQSSNISRVFYFFFIGKKIILTNGFIKKTQKTPKAVLELAKKYKSDYERRYSK from the coding sequence ATGTACGACATTAAATTTTATGATACTGAGGATGGTGCTTGTCCGGTTCAGGAATTCTTAGATTCATTAGAACCCAAAATGCTCGCTAAAACGCTCCGCACTATTGATCTACTTGAAAAAAACGGACCAGCACTTAGAGACCCACAATCCAGTCCTATGGGTGATGGAATATTCGAACTTCGTACCAAACAAAGTTCAAATATCTCTCGTGTTTTCTATTTTTTCTTTATTGGAAAGAAAATCATATTAACTAATGGTTTTATAAAGAAAACTCAAAAGACACCAAAAGCTGTACTGGAATTAGCAAAGAAATATAAATCCGATTACGAAAGGAGATATTCCAAATGA
- a CDS encoding M15 family metallopeptidase produces the protein MKAEYISEEMDSSGFVVLADYIPGIIQEIRYHSTYNFIGDRIDGYEEPVALLTKEAARALKTVSNEMMVQGYRLKVYDAYRPARAVKHFVLWGIEDTDIRMKPYFYPDLEKQELFVKGYIAKNSSHSKGSTVDLTLFDMKLGKEVDMGSPFDHFSEVSHPDYKGITDEQYENRMTLQEVMIRNGFKPIDCEWWHFTLENEPYPETYFDFPISIEYLK, from the coding sequence ATGAAGGCAGAATACATTAGTGAAGAAATGGATTCTTCAGGTTTTGTAGTTCTTGCAGATTATATACCGGGCATAATTCAGGAAATAAGGTATCACTCCACATATAATTTCATTGGTGACAGGATCGACGGATATGAGGAGCCTGTGGCGCTTCTTACTAAAGAAGCTGCCAGAGCCTTAAAGACTGTCAGCAATGAGATGATGGTTCAGGGATACAGATTGAAAGTCTATGATGCCTACAGGCCAGCCCGTGCGGTTAAGCATTTTGTTCTGTGGGGGATAGAAGATACTGATATCAGGATGAAGCCTTATTTTTATCCGGATCTTGAAAAACAGGAACTCTTTGTAAAAGGATATATAGCAAAGAATTCAAGTCACAGCAAGGGAAGTACTGTTGATCTGACTTTATTTGATATGAAGTTGGGTAAAGAAGTTGATATGGGAAGTCCCTTTGACCATTTTAGCGAAGTATCTCATCCGGATTATAAGGGCATAACAGATGAGCAGTATGAAAACCGCATGACTCTCCAAGAGGTAATGATAAGGAATGGGTTTAAACCTATTGACTGCGAATGGTGGCACTTTACTTTGGAGAACGAACCTTATCCTGAAACATATTTTGATTTTCCTATTTCAATTGAGTATTTGAAATAA
- the hisC gene encoding histidinol-phosphate transaminase has product MSYFLLDEFENIEPYNPGEQPDDREYLKLNANESSFPPSPKVLEAIDKAHINGMSHYSDPYCWKLRKAIGDHFGVSAEEVFVGNGADEVLSFCLMSFFRPGMKICFPDITYDFYRIYAKAYRLDYEQIPLRDDFTLDIEPYIESDRDVIIANPNNPTGLAIPVSEIERLVASNKNRMVIIDEAYVDFGNESVLPLVKKYSNLVVVYTFSKSRNMPGARIGFAISSKAIIEDMNKIKFAFNPFNLSSLTIEGGCAAVNDEVYFEYCVNSVIKEREEFEKKLSEIGYEVIPTTTNFVFFKAFRTPAGELTAKLKKKGILVRHYDDERVCDYIRMTVGTHDEMERVLVALLEIENSYAGCKLSVTA; this is encoded by the coding sequence ATGAGCTACTTTTTACTTGATGAATTTGAAAATATTGAACCTTACAATCCAGGAGAACAGCCTGATGATAGGGAATACTTAAAACTTAATGCAAACGAAAGTTCTTTTCCCCCATCACCTAAGGTATTGGAGGCTATCGATAAGGCACATATCAACGGCATGTCACATTATTCAGATCCATATTGCTGGAAGCTTAGAAAGGCGATCGGTGATCATTTTGGAGTAAGTGCTGAGGAAGTTTTCGTTGGTAATGGCGCGGATGAAGTTCTGAGCTTTTGCCTTATGAGCTTTTTCAGACCGGGCATGAAGATCTGTTTTCCTGATATCACATATGATTTCTACAGGATCTATGCTAAGGCTTACAGACTTGACTACGAGCAGATTCCGCTCAGAGACGACTTTACGCTGGATATCGAGCCTTATATTGAATCTGACAGGGATGTGATCATTGCAAATCCCAATAATCCAACGGGGCTTGCTATTCCGGTGTCAGAGATTGAAAGGCTTGTGGCATCTAATAAGAATAGGATGGTCATCATTGATGAAGCATATGTTGATTTTGGTAATGAATCGGTTCTTCCGCTTGTGAAAAAATATAGTAATCTTGTGGTTGTGTATACTTTTTCAAAATCAAGAAACATGCCGGGGGCAAGGATTGGATTTGCGATCTCATCTAAGGCAATAATTGAGGATATGAACAAGATCAAGTTTGCTTTTAATCCTTTTAATCTGAGTTCTCTTACGATCGAAGGCGGATGTGCGGCTGTAAATGATGAAGTTTACTTTGAATACTGCGTTAATAGCGTTATCAAAGAAAGGGAGGAGTTTGAGAAAAAGCTTTCTGAAATTGGATATGAGGTGATTCCGACAACTACTAACTTTGTATTCTTTAAGGCGTTTAGGACGCCGGCGGGGGAGCTTACGGCAAAGCTTAAGAAGAAGGGGATTCTTGTAAGGCATTACGATGACGAAAGGGTCTGCGATTATATCAGAATGACCGTAGGAACCCACGATGAAATGGAAAGAGTCCTTGTAGCTCTCCTTGAAATCGAAAACAGCTATGCTGGCTGCAAGCTCTCAGTTACAGCATAA
- a CDS encoding helix-turn-helix transcriptional regulator has translation MSSYREYKAKALKNPEVKKEYDALEIEYDIIQAMIDARNNQHLTQKDLSERTGITQADISRIENGTRNPSLAMVKRLAEGLGMRLKLEYMPTVAKQ, from the coding sequence ATGAGTAGTTATCGTGAATACAAAGCTAAAGCTTTAAAAAATCCAGAAGTCAAAAAAGAATATGATGCTTTAGAAATCGAATATGATATTATTCAGGCTATGATAGATGCAAGAAATAATCAGCACCTTACTCAGAAAGATCTTTCTGAAAGAACCGGTATAACCCAGGCGGATATCAGTAGGATTGAGAATGGCACAAGAAATCCAAGTCTTGCAATGGTGAAACGCCTAGCTGAAGGCTTAGGAATGCGTTTAAAGCTTGAATACATGCCAACTGTAGCCAAACAATGA
- a CDS encoding tocopherol cyclase family protein, whose translation MIIGKFNRHSKRRNAFMLHGPLAHQGYDWWWHSFTAQDAETGEDKPFFIEFFICNPALAEKEPVLGQLPANKKKKKKPSYLMVKAGTWGEDACQLHRFFSLKEVKLHKTAPYRVSAGDCLASDAVLKGSISVSQEDAKAHPEWMCDAGDISFDLTIDKQIAFNVGYGASKPLRDVEAFAMYWHAEGMKSAYSGTITYNGRKYNVVPEKSYGYADKNWGRDFTSPWVWLSSNCLVSKKTGKKLENSVFDIGGGRPKIYFVPLDRRLLGVFYYEGKEYDFNFSKLHLQVKTEFSFEETDTEVIWHVRQENIKAAMETEVHCLKKDMLFINYESPDGKKRHNHLWNGGNGWGTVKLYDKKRDKLVLVDEIEATHIGCEYGEYGG comes from the coding sequence ATGATAATAGGAAAATTCAACAGACATAGTAAAAGACGTAATGCATTTATGTTACACGGACCGCTTGCGCATCAGGGATATGACTGGTGGTGGCATTCATTTACGGCACAGGACGCAGAAACAGGCGAGGATAAGCCGTTTTTTATTGAATTTTTTATTTGTAATCCGGCACTTGCGGAGAAAGAGCCGGTACTTGGGCAGCTTCCTGCTAATAAAAAGAAGAAAAAGAAGCCTTCTTATCTTATGGTCAAGGCGGGAACATGGGGAGAAGATGCCTGCCAGCTGCATAGATTCTTTTCTCTAAAAGAGGTTAAGCTTCATAAGACTGCTCCTTACAGGGTTAGTGCAGGAGATTGTCTTGCATCAGATGCAGTTCTTAAAGGAAGTATCAGCGTGTCTCAGGAAGATGCTAAAGCTCATCCTGAGTGGATGTGCGATGCAGGCGATATTTCTTTTGACCTTACAATTGATAAACAGATTGCATTTAATGTTGGCTACGGCGCAAGTAAGCCTCTTCGAGATGTGGAGGCATTTGCAATGTACTGGCATGCTGAGGGTATGAAGAGTGCTTATAGCGGGACTATTACTTATAATGGCAGGAAGTATAACGTAGTTCCTGAGAAGAGCTATGGCTATGCTGACAAAAACTGGGGAAGAGACTTTACGAGTCCATGGGTATGGCTTTCTTCTAACTGTCTTGTGAGTAAGAAGACTGGAAAGAAGCTCGAAAACAGTGTGTTTGATATTGGCGGCGGAAGGCCTAAGATCTATTTTGTTCCTCTTGATAGAAGGCTTCTTGGAGTTTTTTATTACGAGGGAAAAGAATATGATTTTAACTTTTCAAAGCTTCATCTTCAGGTCAAGACTGAATTTAGCTTTGAAGAGACAGATACTGAGGTTATCTGGCATGTAAGGCAGGAGAATATAAAAGCAGCAATGGAAACAGAAGTTCACTGCCTTAAGAAAGATATGCTCTTTATCAACTACGAATCTCCTGATGGGAAGAAGCGGCACAACCATCTGTGGAACGGCGGTAACGGATGGGGCACAGTGAAGCTATACGATAAAAAGAGAGACAAGCTTGTGCTTGTTGATGAGATAGAAGCTACGCATATTGGTTGTGAATATGGCGAGTATGGAGGGTGA
- a CDS encoding sodium-dependent transporter: MDKKRSHFSGKIGFVLAAAGASVGLGNIWRFPYLAAKYGGGAFLLVYIILALTFGYTMIISETVMGRISRRSPIGAFQAFSDNKVYHAGGWINAIIPILIVPYYSTIGGWVLNYLFQYLVGNTSGVARDDYFTSFISNGVQTETWFLVFAFFTLVVVFAGVRNGIERVAKFMMPVLVVLSLIIAVYSMTRPGALAGIKYFLIPNFDNFSWMTVVAAMGQMFYSLSIAMGILITFGSYMKDDVHIEEATVNVEIFDTGIAIMAGLMIIPAVFSFSNGDATQLGAGPSLMFITLPKVFAEMGMTRIMGIIFFVLVFFAALTSAIALSESAISTFEDELNWNRHVSTLVMAGIMIFFGSLSSLGYGPLANVTILGMQFLDFFDFLTNSVMMPIAAIFICFYIIKVIGFHAVEHEMTKEGGTFKRKGLYQFMIKYLCIAFLLVILISSILQVLGIIII, translated from the coding sequence ATGGACAAGAAAAGAAGTCATTTTTCAGGAAAGATCGGATTTGTACTTGCGGCAGCAGGTGCCAGCGTAGGACTTGGTAACATATGGAGATTCCCATATCTTGCTGCCAAGTACGGCGGAGGCGCATTTCTCCTTGTATATATAATCCTTGCACTTACATTTGGATATACAATGATAATTTCTGAAACCGTTATGGGAAGAATCTCAAGAAGAAGCCCGATAGGAGCCTTTCAGGCATTTTCAGACAATAAAGTCTATCACGCAGGCGGCTGGATCAACGCTATAATTCCTATCCTCATCGTGCCTTACTATTCTACCATCGGCGGATGGGTGCTCAATTATCTGTTCCAGTACCTTGTAGGTAATACAAGCGGCGTTGCAAGGGATGATTATTTTACATCATTCATTTCTAATGGCGTTCAGACAGAGACCTGGTTTTTAGTATTTGCATTTTTTACCCTTGTAGTTGTATTTGCAGGAGTTCGTAACGGTATAGAGCGTGTTGCCAAGTTCATGATGCCTGTTCTTGTAGTCCTGTCCCTTATCATAGCTGTTTATTCCATGACAAGACCCGGAGCTCTTGCAGGAATCAAATACTTCCTCATCCCTAATTTTGATAATTTCTCATGGATGACAGTTGTTGCAGCAATGGGCCAGATGTTCTACTCACTTTCAATTGCTATGGGTATTCTTATAACATTTGGATCTTATATGAAAGATGATGTTCATATAGAAGAAGCGACTGTAAACGTAGAAATTTTCGATACAGGAATCGCTATCATGGCAGGTCTTATGATCATTCCTGCTGTATTTTCTTTCTCAAACGGAGATGCAACACAGCTTGGAGCAGGCCCAAGCCTTATGTTTATAACACTTCCCAAGGTATTTGCTGAAATGGGCATGACAAGGATCATGGGAATCATCTTCTTTGTACTTGTATTTTTTGCAGCACTTACAAGTGCCATAGCACTTTCTGAAAGCGCAATATCAACCTTCGAAGACGAGCTTAACTGGAACAGACACGTTTCAACTCTCGTTATGGCTGGGATCATGATCTTCTTTGGATCACTTTCATCTCTTGGCTATGGACCACTTGCAAATGTGACAATCCTTGGAATGCAGTTCCTGGACTTTTTCGATTTCCTTACAAACTCAGTTATGATGCCTATCGCAGCTATATTCATCTGCTTCTACATCATTAAAGTCATCGGCTTCCATGCAGTTGAGCACGAAATGACCAAGGAAGGCGGAACCTTCAAGCGCAAAGGCCTTTACCAGTTTATGATCAAATACCTTTGCATCGCATTCCTTCTTGTCATACTGATAAGCTCAATACTTCAGGTTTTAGGAATAATTATAATCTGA
- the thiF gene encoding thiamine biosynthesis protein ThiF, with translation MSLVITKKAVSENDSSDTSFKNESLFGYELRTALEEKESTAIVSALSKSTVAICGLGGLGSNIAMMLSRAGVGRLILIDFDTVNITNLHRQFYKTSQIGRKKAWALSENLKEIAPLTRLELHDTKITSDVVKDLLSDADVICEAFDKSDQKAMLVNTVLEALPEKDLVAGSGMAGAGDVNEIITRQISKHFYLCGDAHTDVDEAGCLLPTRVMVCAAHQAHKIIQLLTKKNG, from the coding sequence ATGAGTTTGGTTATTACAAAAAAGGCTGTATCTGAAAATGACAGTTCGGATACTAGCTTCAAGAATGAAAGCCTGTTTGGATATGAGCTGAGAACAGCCTTGGAAGAAAAAGAAAGTACAGCTATCGTATCGGCGCTTTCTAAATCAACTGTTGCCATATGTGGTCTTGGGGGCCTGGGGTCTAACATTGCTATGATGCTTAGCAGGGCTGGCGTTGGAAGGCTTATACTTATAGATTTTGATACTGTTAATATTACAAATCTTCACAGGCAGTTTTATAAGACTTCTCAGATAGGAAGAAAGAAAGCCTGGGCACTTTCTGAGAATTTAAAGGAGATAGCGCCGCTAACAAGGCTGGAGCTGCATGACACTAAGATTACAAGTGATGTGGTCAAAGATCTTCTTTCTGATGCAGACGTTATATGTGAAGCCTTTGATAAGTCTGACCAAAAGGCAATGCTTGTAAATACAGTATTAGAAGCATTGCCGGAAAAAGATCTTGTTGCCGGATCCGGTATGGCTGGGGCAGGTGACGTCAACGAAATTATTACAAGGCAGATTTCAAAGCATTTCTATTTATGTGGAGACGCACATACAGATGTGGATGAGGCAGGCTGCCTGTTACCAACAAGAGTAATGGTCTGTGCAGCTCATCAGGCACATAAGATAATTCAGCTTTTGACCAAAAAAAATGGATGA
- the thiS gene encoding sulfur carrier protein ThiS, which translates to MVTVNGKACQVDGLDVLSMLEQKGFMLSRVVTELNGQIVPKNSYESTTLKDGDVVEVVSFVGGG; encoded by the coding sequence ATGGTTACTGTTAATGGAAAAGCCTGTCAGGTAGACGGGCTGGATGTTCTTAGTATGCTTGAGCAAAAGGGCTTTATGCTATCCAGAGTTGTAACTGAACTCAATGGGCAGATCGTTCCAAAGAATTCGTATGAAAGCACCACCTTAAAAGATGGCGATGTTGTTGAAGTTGTAAGCTTTGTCGGAGGTGGTTAA
- a CDS encoding thiamine phosphate synthase encodes MTTYMYENSRFTNNIYRSDNTYGPDNTYGSDTKLICITNRKLCKEPFLDRMKLVASLRPRAVILREKDLDASEYKSLSLAVKRICDSYNVPFIYHSHPELALQNGAGLHMPLNELKDIPESDRANLKILGASCHSVEDAITAQSLGCSYIIAGHIFETDCKKGIPGRGISFLKEVNEHVHLPVYAIGGITPSKLPEILGCGASGGCMMSGFMCGDYLPDVMEG; translated from the coding sequence ATGACTACTTATATGTATGAAAATAGTAGATTTACTAATAATATATATAGATCTGATAATACATATGGACCTGATAATACATATGGATCTGATACTAAACTGATATGCATTACAAATAGAAAACTGTGCAAAGAACCATTCTTAGACAGAATGAAGCTTGTTGCCAGTTTAAGGCCAAGAGCTGTGATCCTCAGGGAAAAAGATCTTGATGCTTCTGAATACAAGAGTTTATCTTTAGCAGTCAAAAGGATATGCGACTCATATAATGTGCCATTTATATATCATTCTCACCCTGAACTTGCACTTCAAAATGGGGCAGGGCTTCATATGCCGTTAAATGAACTTAAAGATATTCCAGAATCTGATAGAGCAAATTTAAAGATTTTAGGAGCATCCTGTCATAGCGTAGAAGATGCAATTACTGCTCAGAGCCTTGGTTGTTCCTATATAATTGCTGGACATATCTTTGAAACTGATTGTAAGAAGGGGATTCCTGGAAGAGGTATCTCTTTTCTCAAAGAAGTAAATGAACATGTTCATTTACCTGTATATGCAATCGGAGGAATTACACCTTCCAAATTGCCTGAAATACTAGGGTGCGGCGCAAGCGGCGGGTGTATGATGAGCGGATTTATGTGCGGTGACTATTTACCTGATGTTATGGAAGGCTGA
- a CDS encoding inositol monophosphatase family protein produces MIDNIISIVKDAGDMMLSAVRPKIMEKSGHANFCTETDEKIQAYLIGRFKEILPEAAFLGEEDGQDEFASKMSSGFCFVIDPIDGTSNFIYEYRPSVISVGLLKDGKPYMAVVYNPYDDMMFSATAGQGAYLNGEKIMSSDSPLSDSLALFGTAPYYEEYRDRSFDIAKNLLPLCVDLRRSGTAAWDMCCVALGRCGLYFELKIQIWDYAAAALIAIEAGCSVTDIEGKPLSYTGSSSTLCMARGIKEIPKCFKD; encoded by the coding sequence ATGATAGATAATATTATTAGTATAGTTAAGGATGCAGGAGACATGATGCTGTCTGCGGTTCGTCCCAAGATCATGGAAAAATCAGGACATGCAAACTTTTGTACAGAAACTGATGAGAAGATCCAGGCATACCTTATTGGTCGTTTCAAAGAGATACTTCCTGAAGCTGCTTTCCTTGGAGAAGAGGATGGTCAGGACGAATTCGCTTCAAAGATGAGCTCGGGATTTTGCTTTGTAATTGATCCTATTGATGGAACGTCTAATTTTATATATGAATACAGGCCATCTGTAATATCTGTAGGTCTGTTAAAAGACGGAAAGCCTTATATGGCGGTTGTTTATAACCCTTATGACGATATGATGTTTTCTGCAACAGCTGGTCAGGGCGCATATCTTAACGGCGAAAAGATAATGTCATCTGATTCGCCTCTTTCTGACAGTCTGGCACTGTTTGGAACAGCACCGTATTATGAAGAGTATAGAGACAGGTCTTTTGACATAGCAAAAAATCTTCTCCCTCTTTGCGTGGATCTGCGCAGATCGGGAACTGCAGCATGGGATATGTGCTGCGTTGCACTTGGAAGGTGCGGGCTGTATTTCGAACTTAAGATCCAGATATGGGACTATGCAGCAGCTGCGCTTATAGCAATAGAAGCAGGATGCAGCGTGACTGATATTGAGGGAAAGCCCTTATCTTATACAGGGTCTTCATCAACTCTTTGTATGGCCAGGGGAATTAAAGAGATACCGAAGTGCTTTAAAGACTAA